The proteins below come from a single Candidatus Peregrinibacteria bacterium genomic window:
- a CDS encoding co-chaperone GroES, whose translation MNIQPLGDRVVIKPLEASDTTSAGIYIPQTGSKERPQEGEIVAVGPGLTLEDGSIRPMTVKVGQKVLFAKYGPNEVTVDGVEMLIANEADVLAVIG comes from the coding sequence ATGAATATTCAACCATTAGGAGATCGTGTTGTTATCAAACCACTTGAAGCATCTGACACTACGTCTGCCGGGATTTATATTCCTCAAACAGGATCAAAAGAACGTCCACAAGAAGGAGAGATCGTTGCGGTAGGGCCCGGTCTTACTTTGGAAGATGGTTCAATTCGGCCAATGACTGTGAAGGTTGGGCAGAAAGTTCTTTTCGCTAAATACGGTCCAAATGAAGTAACTGTAGATGGTGTCGAAATGCTGATTGCAAATGAGGCGGATGTGTTGGCTGTGATCGGGTAA